In Montipora capricornis isolate CH-2021 chromosome 4, ASM3666992v2, whole genome shotgun sequence, a single genomic region encodes these proteins:
- the LOC138045541 gene encoding perlucin-like protein: MNAKRLIFCFTVILVIFLLVTETTQAHGVFTKDESCLRRDVKEEIIKEIRKRLDILSAKSECCEGACCPPRWDKHGDSCYYVEKTATSKWQDARKKCQNMGADLAIITSSDENGFIANLMKKYNIVKGNGVWFGLQRLADSKFYWVDGTPLEGHFQAWGQGQPDNSGGENCGHMRGLAAQPPGQWNDLPCSLRAGYAPYPDLICEKSISYF; this comes from the exons ATGAATGCCAAACGATTGATTTTCTGCTTCACTGTTATCTTGGTGATTTTTCTATTGGTGACGGAGACAACACAAGCACACGGAG TGTTCACAAAAGATGAGTCCTGTCTGAGACGAGATGTAAAGGAAGAAATCATAAAAGAGATAAGGAAACGACTGGACATTTTGTCCGCAAAATCAGAATGTTGCGAAGGTG CTTGCTGTCCACCACGCTGGGATAAACATGGCGACTCGTGTTATTACGTGGAAAAGACTGCAACCTCGAAATGGCAAGACGCTCGCAAAAAGTGTCAAAACATGGGAGCTGATCTCGCCATTATCACATCATCAGACGAAAACGGTTTTATTGCAAACCTGATGAAGAAATATAACATTGTCAAGGGAAATGGTGTATGGTTTGGTCTTCAACGATTGGCTGACTCCAAGTTTTACTGGGTAGACGGTACCCCATTAGAGGGTCATTTCCAAGCGTGGGGACAAGGGCAGCCAGACAACAGTGGCGGCGAAAACTGTGGTCACATGAGGGGACTCGCAGCTCAGCCTCCAGGTCAATGGAACGACTTGCCTTGTTCGTTGAGAGCAGGATATGCTCCTTACCCCGATCTGATTTGCGAGAAGTCCATATCGTACTTCTAG